In Candidatus Cloacimonadaceae bacterium, the sequence CTAGAGTAATACTCCATTTTCTTAGTGATTCATCGAACCACACAAAAACTAGAGAAATTAGTATTAACGAGCTGAAGAAGTATACTACTTCATTAGATGAGGATGCTGATAAATTCTCTCAATCTATCGAACTAGTTGAGATATACTTTCCTAGTGAATATTGTAAGAATTCAGTTGAGATTCTTGATACACCTGGGCTGGCTTCCACTAAATCTCATCATGAAAGAGTCACTCTCGAGTACATTCCTAATGGAAATGCTTGTATATTTCTTCTCAATCCGACACAACCACTGTCAAAATCTGAAAGACACTACTTACGGTTAATTAAAAACTACATTAGAAAAGTGTTTTTTGTTGCCAACAAGATTGATCTAGTAGATGAAGCAGACGAAAGAGAAGAAGTAATCACTTACCTCAAAGAAGAACTAGCCAAAGAACTGAACTGCACCACCGAAATTGATGTTTATCCAATGAGTGCCGATATGGCCAATAAAGGTGACTTAATTGCGTCTGGATTCCAAGATTTTATCAAGCAGCTAGAAAGTTTTTTGCTGTCTGACTCGATGCTTAACGAGTATTACTACCCTACTGTTATAATGTTGCATGAAACTATTCAAAATCTGATTGATAGCGTAAATATTCGGCTACAGGGACTTGAGTTTTCTGCTGAAGAGTTCGATGATAAAATTTCAAAACTCAAACCTAAATTCGATCAAGCAAAAATTACACTAAATGAAACTATTGACTACATTAGCCAAAGAAAATCCGTTATTAAAAACAAGGTTGCATTGTCAGCATCAAATAGTTATGCTCAGTTGAACAATAACATCGCATCAATCATAGAAAAATGGGAAAAGGACTTAGACAACCTTAAGAATGATTTACCCAGCATAATCAAAGAAAATCTAATGAACTCTAATTTCAATATTAACTGCGTTTTGCAGAGCGAAATTGATCATTTAAACGAAGAAGTCAGCTTAAAGTACAAGTATTTTTTAGATGATATTGACTTTATAAAAAAGAAACTGGTTATTCAATCTGAACCT encodes:
- a CDS encoding dynamin family protein, which produces MLRDLVSFQKKKNALIDLVDSVQSAVDSADKVLGLDNDVNSKNNPLAAYKKNLHLQRTKLVEEKFKILVLGEFSSGKSTFLNAILKQKIIPVAVKPTTATINIVKYADQPRVILHFLSDSSNHTKTREISINELKKYTTSLDEDADKFSQSIELVEIYFPSEYCKNSVEILDTPGLASTKSHHERVTLEYIPNGNACIFLLNPTQPLSKSERHYLRLIKNYIRKVFFVANKIDLVDEADEREEVITYLKEELAKELNCTTEIDVYPMSADMANKGDLIASGFQDFIKQLESFLLSDSMLNEYYYPTVIMLHETIQNLIDSVNIRLQGLEFSAEEFDDKISKLKPKFDQAKITLNETIDYISQRKSVIKNKVALSASNSYAQLNNNIASIIEKWEKDLDNLKNDLPSIIKENLMNSNFNINCVLQSEIDHLNEEVSLKYKYFLDDIDFIKKKLVIQSEPSLVVNQPIQITTDITPTYVPSKGMSVTVGFALGYLLGPVAVLVGWLGAFVFSKLGEENIRQRALTSISNQVTSKIEDYKWDSLLQFNAMIDKQLSEYTTQLAEQMNILFQGINDSITSIQQDRKKAERLIEDKKNRYRLEIKSLYDIATQIRDFQETMK